The DNA window GTCACCGTCGAGGCGTCGCCGGAAGCTGCCCAGAAGCTCGTGCTGGCCCAGAACGTCGGCAGCTTGTCGTTGGTACTGAGAAAGGCGGGCGAGGTGCGAGCCGCCGCATTCCGGCCAATTGGCGTCGCCGATCTCACCACCGCCCGCAAGACCGAAAATGCCAAGGCCGAAGCACCAACCACCCCACCGCCCGTCACCGATGCCACGGTATGGGTACGCAGGGCGACCGAACTCACGCAATATTCCGTGCCGGTGAAGGACGGCGGCCCGAGCCGCCGTGTCGCGCCGCCGGAGGCGCCTGTCGCGCCCGCCGGACCGGTCGCCGACGCCTCTCCCCTGCCCGCCGCCTCGGCTGCCGCCGGAGAACCGCAATGATCCTGCCGATGCGCGCGATCCTTCAACTCGTTACGCTCCTTGTTTTCATGCTGGCCACCGGCCTGCCTGTCGAAGCCGCCCAACCGATCCGCATGACGTCGGCGACCTCCGGTCAGTCGTTCTCGATCGCCAAGGGCGTGCCACAGATGATCGAGACGACGTCCGCGTTCTCGGAAATCGTCGTCGGCGACCCAGCGCTGGCCGATGCCTGGCCGCTCACAGACAAGTCGTTCATGGTGCTTGGTTCGAAAGGCGGCGTCACCGGCATCGTTCTGTTTGACAAGGAACGCAACGTGGTCGGTGCCGCCGACTTCGAAATCGCGCTGCACACCGACCGACTGCAGGCAGCGCTGGAACGGAAACTCCCCGACGCACGGGTCGACGTTTCCTCGGCCAACGGCTCGATCCTACTGTCCGGAACGGCCGCCGACCAGAAAACCATCGACGAAGCCGGCGCCATCGCCAAGGAATTCGGCGGCGACAAGGTGGTCAACACCGTCGACATCGGCGGCGGCAAACAAGTGCAGCTTAAGGTACGCTTCCTTGAGGCGACCCGCTCGGCCAACCGCGAGCTCGGCCTCGGCTGGGCCGTGCAAAGCGACGGCATCTCCGTCGGTGTCGGCTCATCGACGCTCGCCTCCGGCTCGACGCCATTCGGCGAAATCGTCAGCCAGGTCCTGTCGGGCGGCCTGTCCGTCGATATGGTGGTGCAAGCGCTCGAAGCGCGGGGCCTCGTCCGGTCGCTTGCCGAGCCCAATCTCGTCGCGCTGTCCGGCCAGACGTCGAGTTTCCTGGCGGGCGGCGAGTTTCCCGTGCCGGTGGCCGGCGACAACGCGTCCATCTCCGTCGAGTTCAAGAAATTCGGCGTCGGTCTCGACTTCACCCCGACGGTGGCACCCAACGGCCTCATCCATCTCAACATCAAACCGGAGGTGAGCGAGATCGACTACTCGGCGGCCGTCACCATCAACGGCATCACCATCCCGGGCCTCAAGGTACGTCGCTCGGACTCAACGCTGGAACTGCGCGACGGCCAGAGCTTCGTCATGGCCGGGCTGCTCACCAATTCGCGTTCGGTATCCAACAACCGCGTTCCCTGGCTCGGCTCGATGCCGGTGCTTGGCAACCTGTTCCGCTCCACCGCCTATAAACGCTCGGAAACCGACCTGGTGATCATCGTGACGCCCCACATCGTCGACCCGCTGGGCGTCGGCAGTAGAATCGCCTCGCCTTTCGACCGCGCCCTGCCAGGCAGCGATCTCGATGCTTTCGCACGCGGCAATGCCGAAGCGCCACCCAACACCGCCGCCTATCTCGCTGCCAATGGTGCCTCGACCGGCGGCTACATTCTCGACCTGCCGGTACGGTGATTTTGATGGCCGAGTCCTCGATCAATTTCGGTACCGTCGTCGTCGTCACCACCGACAAGGATTTCGCCGTCGTAGTCGCCGATGCGCTGAGGGCATCCGGCGCCAGCGTCGGCGATCTCAAGGTGCGAGCGCCCGACAAGCTTTCCGGAGAGCTGGCCGACCCGGCCTGCGGTCTCGTCGTTCCCGATCTCGACGCCTTCCCCGACGGGCCGGTGGCCGGCCTATCAGAACTCTACCGGCAGGCAGGCCCCTCCGTGCGCTTCCTTGCCGTCACCGGCGTTTTCGACGCAGAAGTGGCGCGCGGCTTCCTGCGCTTGAGGTTGCAGGACTTCCTGGTGAAGCCGGTTGCGCCCTCCGACCTTGCCCATACGCTGACACGCATCGGCCGTGACGACGCCGACCCCTATCCGGACTCCCGGATTTACACTTTCCTGCCGGCGGCGGGCGGTGTCGGCAATACGACGCTGGCCTTGCAGGCGGCTGTGCTGCTTCATCAGACAGCGACGCGGCGCCACCAGACGACCTGCGTCGTCGATCTCAACCTCCAGCATGGCTCTTGCGCCGAGTACTTCGATCTCGAACCGCATTTCGACATCGCCGAGATCGAGAACCAGCCGGATCGGCTCGACCGCAAATTGCTCGACGTCATGCTGAGCCGGCATAAATCGGGCCTTGCCATCGTATCGGCCCCGCCCTGCCCGTGGGAAATGCGCAGCTATCGGCCTGAAATCGTCGGCCGTCTGCTCGATCTGGTGGCCGGCCACTTCGACAATGTGGTGATCGATCTGCCACGCACCTGGTTCCCCTGGACCGACTCCGTGCTGCAGGGTTCCGACCATGTCTTTCTGATCACCGAGATGACGGTGCCTGCCCTCAGGCACGCGCAACGTCTCTCCCATGCCGTCCGAGAGCGGGTGCATAAGGACGCGCGCTTCGGCGTCATCATCAACCGCGTCGATGCCAAGGGCAGCCCCAGCATATCGCTCGCCGAGGTCAAGGAGCTGTTCGGCGACACCTTTGCCGGCTCGGTCGCCAACGACTACAAGGCCGTGCGAGAAGCCCTCGATCAGGGCCGTCCCCTCGGCGAGGTGGCACCCAACTCCCGGGTGATCACCGACCTCAGGGCGATCATCGCCGACCCCACCGAACTCGCCGCCTCATCCTGGACCGCGCCGCTCCGCTCGCTGCTCGCCCGGCTGAAACGCTCCGACGCACCAACTCTTACCAAGGGCCGGCGCCATGCGTAGCCGCTTCCAGACCCCGCCATCGAGCGACGCGTCGGTCCCGCTCTTGGCCGAGCGCCCTGCCGCGCCGCTGATCCAGGTGGCGCCATTGCGTGAGATGGAGCCGTTGCCGCTCCCCAAGCCGATCAACGAAAAGCTGATCGCTGCCAAGGATAAGCTGCATAAACGCCTGATCGAGGACCTCAATCTTTCTCAGCTTGAAAAGCTGTCGCCCGACGCGGTGATGCGTGAGATCTACGGACAGGTGAGCGCGTTTGCCACCGAAGAGCGGCTCGCGCTCAATGAACAGGAGTTCGGTGAGTTCGTCACCGCCGTCTACGACGAGATGATGGGGCTCGGGCCGCTCGAGGCGATCATGCGCGACCCCACCGTCAACGACATCCTGATCAATGGCCACCAGAACTGCTTCGTCGAACGCTTCGGCAAGCTCGAGCCGATCAACATTCCCTTCAAGGACGAGGCGCACCTTCTCCGCATCATCAACAAGATTGTCGCCGCGGTGGGCCGCCGCGTCGATGAAAGCCATCCGACCTGCGACGCCCGCATGCTCGACGGGTCACGCTTCAACGCAGCGATCCGTCCGATCGCCGTCGACGGGCCGTTGGTCTCCATCCGCAAATTCGCTAAGAAGAAACTGTCGCTCGACCGGCTGATCGACGTCGGAGCACTGGCCAAGCCGATGGGTGAGTTGATGGCCGCCGCCGTCAATGCCCGTGTGACCACGCTGATCTCAGGAGGTACCGGCACCGGCAAGACAACCATGCTCAACGCCCTCTCAGCGTTCATCTCACCGGACGAGCGGCTGATTACCATCGAGGATGCCGCCGAGCTGCAACTGCAGCAACCGCATGTCGCCCGCATGGAGACGCGGCCGGCCAATACCGAGGGCCATGGCGAGATCCGTCAGCGCGACCTCGTCAAGAATGCGCTGCGCATGCGCCCCGATCGCGTCATCCTCGGCGAGTGCCGAGGCGAAGAGGCCTTCGACATGCTGCAGGCCATGAACACCGGCCACGAGGGATCGATGGCCACCATTCACGCCAATACGCCGCGCGACGCCATTGCCCGACTGGAACAGATGCTGGGCATGACCGGCATGCCAATGACCGTATCCTCCATCCGCTCGCAGATTGCCTCGGCCATCCGGCTGATCCTGCAACTGACCCGCCTTTCCGACGGCAAGCGCCGCGTCACCTCCATTTCCGAAATCACCGGCATGGAAGGCGACATCATCCAGATGCAGGAGATCTTCCGCTTCAATCGCCTGCGCACCGAAGCGGACGGCACCGTGGTGGGCGAATTCCGCGCCACAGGCATCCGGCCGCGCTTCCTCGACGATCTCGTGGCCAAGGGAATTTCCGTGCCGAGCGCCTATTTCGACCCCACCAAACCGCTCTTGTGAGGCCGGCATGAACGAGATGTATCTGTTCTACGCCTTCGCCGGCTTCGCCGCCGCCTTCCTGGCCGAAGCGGTATATCTTCTGACGGTGAACGCCGGCTCTGATCGTCGGCAGGTCAACCGCCGGCTCCGGGTTTCCGCGCCAGACGCCAACCGACAGGAAGTGATGGTGATGCTCAGGCGTGAGCGTGGCCTCACCGCCGCCGGCGGCATGCCTCGTCACCTTGCCTGGCTCGGCCAGCTGATCGTCCAATGCGGCATCACCATCGGCCTGACCAAGCTGATGATGCTGTTTGCCGCCACCGGCGTCATCATCGCCGGCCTGGTCTTCAATTTTACCAACCACGACCTCATTAAGACCGCCATCGCACTGCCGCTCGGCGGCTTCGTGCTGCCGGTCATGGCGTTGCGCATGCGGCGTAACCGACGGCAAATGAAATTCGCTCTGCAGTTTCCCGAGGCGATCGAGTTGATCGTCCGTAGCCTCAAGGCTGGACATCCAGTGCCCGTGGCCATGTCCATGGTGGCGCGCGAGATGCCCGATCCGATCGGCACGGAGTTCGGCATGATGACCGATGAGGTCACCTACGGCGCCGACCTGGTGACGGCACTTGTCAACATGCAGGTCCGCGTCGGTCAGGAAGACTTGCCGCTGTTCGTCACGGCCGTGTCGATCCAATCGTCGACCGGCGGCAACCTGCGCGAAATCCTGCAGAACCTCACCGACGTGATCCGCCAGCGCATCAAGATGCGGCGCAAGATCCGCTCCATCTCAGCCGAGGGACGGATCTCGGCCATCTTCCTGACCGCCATGCCTGTCATGTTGTTCGGTGCCCTCAATTTCATATCGCCGGACTACTACGGCTCGGTCTGGGGCAAGCCAATGACCACCTGGGGTCTTGTCGGCGCCGTCACCTGGCTCGGCGTTGGCAACCTGATGATGAAGAAGATGATCAGCTTCCGCTTCTGAGGCCTTTATGCTCGACGTCATCCGCCTTGTTCTCGATACCGTAGCGGCCCGCCCCGAACTCATGGTGCTGGCGGCCCTCGTTGCCATGTCGGCGGCCATTGCCACGGCCGTGACCGGATCGCTAAAACGTAGCCGGCGCGTCAAGCGTCGTCTCAAGGTCGACCTGCCGACGTCGAAGCGTGAAGCGGCTGGCGATGAGGCGGGCGATGATGCGCTATCGGCTCTCAGCCTCGCATCGGACAGCAGTCGCCTGCCACCGACGCTGGAAAAGTTCCTCGCCCAAGCGAACGGCATTCTCAGCAGCGGCGATGCCGGCAAGATGAAGTTGGCCCGCCAGCGGATGATCCGCGCCGGCCTGTTTTCACCGCATGCCGTTGGTCTGTTCTTTCTTGCCCGCATCGCTGGCGCGGTCGGGTTGCCGGTCGGCGTGCTTCTGCTTGTAGCCGGGACCGGCTTTGAGCCCAAGACGACGACGCTGCTTCTCGTCCTGCTCGTTTCCGCCATCGCCGGCTATCTTGGCCCGAGCCTCTACGTCGACCGGCTTGCCAAGACTGTGCTGCGGCAAAACCGCATTGCCTTTCCCGATTTCATGGATCTGATGGGCGTCTGCGCCAACGCGGGCCTTTCCATGGAAGGCAGCCTGGAGCGCGTGACGCAGGAGTTGGCGCCGATGTATCCAGCGCTTGGCGTCAATCTTCAGGTGTTGTGCCTCGAAGTCCGGGCTGGGCGTCCGATGGAGCTTGCCTTGCAGACGCTGGCCGATCGTGTCGGCGTGCCGGAAGTGCGCGCCTTTGCAACGCTGCTTCAACAGTCGCGCGAACTGGGTTCAAGCCTTTCCGACGCACTCCGCGTCTTCTCCGAAGACATGCGCCATCAGCGCCTGTCCGCCGCCGAGGAAAAAGCCTATGCCCTGCCGGCCAAACTGTCGGTACCCGTCACGGCTTGCATCCTGCCGGTGGTGCTCTTCATCGCCATCTGGCCGGTGGTGGTGAAGTTCAACAGTTGATCAGGCGGCAGCCACATCGTCGAGGAAAGATCGCACCCGCCGGCGAAGCTCGGCGGTCTTGGCCGTCACATCGGCGGAGGTGGTGAAAACCGACCCGGCCGCGGCGCGGGACTTTCCGGCCGCCGCCGTCACGCCGCCAACACTATGCGTCAGATCGGCGGCTCCCGAGGACACCGCTCCAATGTTGGCCGCGATGGATCCCGTGACGACGCCCTGTTCTTCGATCGCCGCTGAGATGGCGGTGGTGTAGGAGCGGACCTCGCTCATGACCACGCCGATCGAGCGGATGGCGTCGACGGTCTCGCCGGTCGACGATTGGATGCTTTCGATCTTTTCGGAAATGGTGCTTGTTGCCGTGGCCGTCTGGGCGGCCAGTGATTTCACCTCGCTCGCCACCACCGCGAACCCCCTCCCCGCCTCACCGGCGCGGGCGGCCTCGATGGTGGCGTTGAGGGCCAGAAGGTTTGTTTGAGCGGCGATATTGTCGATCAGCGTCACCACTTCACCGATGGCGACTGCCAGTTCTGCCAACTCGCCGACCCGTTTGTTCGCCCCGTCGACCATTTCGGCGGCGCGCAAGGTCACCTCGGACGTTCTGGCGATCTGCTGTGAAATTTCGGATATGGCGCCACGCAATTCGTCGGATGCGGAAGCGACCGCCGAGGCACTGTCGGCCGACTTCTCGGCCCCTTGAGCCGCAGTTCCGGCCAGCCGCTCCGTCTCCTCGCCGGAAGAGGAAAGATCGTGGGCCAACCGGTCGAGGCCGTCCATTTCTGAAATCACCGCGTCGAGCTGCCGCCCGACCTCGTCGCCAAAACTGGAAATGAGCAGCTCCACCGTTTCGCGACGGTGCTGACGGTCTCGGTCGGCGCGCTCCTGTTCGGCGCGCAAGGCATCGCGCTCCTCGGCATGGCGCCGGAAAACATCGACAACACGCGCCATCTCGCCCACTTCGTCGGTACGCTCGATGCCCGCGACCTCGGCGTGTCGCCCCTCCGCGATATCAGCCATTGAGACGCGTAACGCGCTCATGGGACGGGTGATGGTACGGGTAAGGAGGCTTGCGACGAGCACCAGAAGCACGGCGATCACCAGCGTGGAAACCGCCGCCCAGATCACGGACAACCGGTTTTCAGCGGCGATGTCATCCACATAGACACCCGTGCCGATCGCCCAACGCCAGGCGGGGAGAGGCAGCACATAACTGGTTTTGGCCACCGGCCGCTCAGCGCCGGGACGCGGCCACAAATAGCTGTAAAAGCCGCCACCGTTTTGGGCCAGTTGTGCCATGTCTTTAAACAAGTGCGCGCCTGCTGGATCGGTGGAGGCGGAAAGATCCTTGCCATCAAGCTCTGGCTTGATCGGATGCATGACCATGTGGGCGTCAAAGTCGATGACAAAGAAATACTCATTGCCGTCGTAGCGCATGGCGGAAAGGGTCGCGAGAGCCTCCTTCTTCGCCGTCGCCTCGTCGAGCGTACCGCTTTTTGCCAGATCTGCGAAGTGACCGACCGAGGACAACGCGCCATCCGTAATAGAACGTAATGTCTCGGTCCGATGAACCCGGTTAGTGGCGGTGAGTTCATAGGTCGACAGCCCGGCGACACCAGCGACCGCCAGGACAGCCAACGCTATCAAGGCATAGAATCGTCCGGCGATGCTGTTGAGCCTGATCATTTTTCTTTTTTCCCCGCCCACAGATCAACTCGGAGCGATAATTGATCAAGCCTATGAACAGGCCCTTAATGAAATTCAGTATCGCCACACGCCTTAAGAATTACTTCAGTCCTCTATCTTTCTAAAATTGAATATGAATCCTTGACGCAGATTTATACCATCTCTTCTACGCTCCAACGATCCATAAAGGTATGCATCATGGATCGTCATTTTTTCATACCCGCGCTCGTGCTTCTCCTTTCGGCACCGCTCAGTGCCTGCAGTACAGCTTTCGAGGACGCGCTCATCGATGGCGGACCGGAGCATTCACAGTTCGCGAGCCAGCAAGCCACCTTGCGCGATCGAGCCAAAGCGGCCTTCCGCCAGAGTGACTTTGCTGGTGCCGAACGCACCTTCCGCGCTGCCCTTGCCAAGGATCCGCTCGATCCGGAGGCTTGGCTCGGATTTGCCGCCGCCTCCGATCGCCTCGGCAGATTCGATGCCTCCGACAAGGCCTATGCGCAGGTGATCGCTATCGCCGGACGACGCGGCGAGGTGGTCAACAACATGGGGTGGTCGCAATGGCTGAGAGGCAATCGTGACGCGGCGAAACTGCTGTTCGCCGAGGCATTGACCCTCGCCCCCGGCAATCCGGTCATTGCTGCCAACGCATCCGCCCAGAAGGCCGGTACCGCCGCCCAAAGCTGATGATTGGAAGCGACCAGCAGGACGATGCGGAGCAAATCCGGCGGCATGATAGACACGGGAGGAAATCCGAGAGGAGCAAATCCTGAGTGTCAGTTGTGGATTTTCAGCGGCACGACGGCAGCCTTGATTTCGACACGCCGCCGGCGCATCGACGCGCCATCAGGACTTTAGAGAGTCGAGCAATGCGGTTTCTTCTTGTTGCCATCGCCGTAATGGCAGCTTCTCCCGTTTTGGCCCACGATATCGAGCCGCGCTTGGTGCTGCCGGCTGGTGATCGGGCTGTGGCCCTCACCTTCGATGCCTGTTCCGGCACCGTCGATAGTCGTATCCTCGACGAACTGATCGCCGAGCACATCCCGGCCACGGTGTTCGTCACGCACCGCTGGCTGAGGCGCAACGCGGCGACCGCGGCACTACTTCTGGCCCATTCCGACCTGTTCGAAATTGAAAACCACGGCGAAAATCACGTGCCGGCCATCACCGACCAACCGAGCGTCTTCGGCCTGCCGACCGCCGGATCGCTGACGGCTGTATCGCAGGAGGTTTTGGGCGGCGCCGCGGCGGTAACCGCGACCTTCGGTCGGGCGCCTGTCTGGTATCGAGACGCGTCGGCGCGTTACAGCCGTGATGCTGTCGAACTGATTGGTAACCTCGGATATCGGATCGCTGGCTATTCCCTCAACGCCGACGTTGGCGCCTCATTGCCAGCCGCCTCGGTGAGCAAACGCATTGCGGCGGCAAAGCCCGGCGACGTGATCATCGCCCACATCAATCATCCGGAACGACCGGCAGGAGCCGGCGTTGTCGAGGGGATCCGTCTTCTCGTTGCGAAAGGCATGCGCTTCGAGCGGCTAGACGCCGCCTTTCAGATACCGACCGGCTGAGGGCGTCTAGCGACCGTCACAGCGAACCGAAGTCGCCCTTGGCCGATGGGTCGGCGGCGCGGTTGGGAGTACCGATCGCAGTCGGGCGGGATTGGGGGGCTCCGAACGTGCCGCAAGCGACCGTCAGGCCGGCGCCATATGCAAGATCGAGATCGACGCTACGACTTGCCGTCACATCGAGCTCGGACCAAGCGGGAGAGCCATCGCCCGAGCCAAGGCCAACCAAGCAGACGGGCGCGCCTTGAGGGGCGGCCGAGGGAGCGTCGAGGGCACTGGCCGGGGAGGCTAAGCCCGATACCCCAACAGCGGCCATTGATAGAAAAGCCAGACAACTGAGGGTGCGCGCCATGTCGTGCCTCCAGGGAGACGGCTATCGTGCGAGTTGCGGCGAAAATGGGCCGTCGACAGCAGATTCAACGTCGAGCGAAGCAAAGAGTTGCAGGGGCGATGAAAGAAGCGCCTCAGGAGGCGGCTTTGTCGCCGGGTTTGGCCTGCCAGATATTTTGACGGTTACGGATCTCGCGCGGCGCCGGGCCGAAATATGTCGGCGTCTTGACGAAGTCGCGCGGCGCCAGCACCACCGACTGGATGCGCTGGTAAAGCGACTTGGCCGAGATCGGCTTGCACAACAGCTCATGAATCCCGAGCCGACGGGCCTCGATGATCCGGCTGCGCTCGGTGTGGCCAGTGACCATGATGATCGGAATATACGCGAAAGGATTGGACGGAACGCGGATCATCCGCACCATGTCGGCGCCGTCGAGGATCGGCATGACCCAATCGAGGATGAGAATGTCCGGATTGGCGCGGTCCATTGCTTCAAGACCCGAGGCGCCGTCTTCGGCTTCCACGATTCGTCGCGCGCCGAAGCCTTGCAGCATCGTCCTTAGGATCGTGCGCATGTAGGCGCTATCTTCCACGACCAAAAAGGTCAGGGATGACAGATCAAGCTGCACCGGCATACTCCTTCGCTTTCCTCCTAACAGCCAAAGGTGAAAAAGCGGTTAGGTGCGTTGTCAAAGCTCCGGCTGGCTTTCGACAATAACCAAAGGTCGCGCTGGATGCCCGGCCTGCATGGCCGCTCACCGGTTCCAGCATTCGACAGGAGGAAACAGCTTGAGACTTCAGCGACACCGTGCTTTAAATTCAGGCAGATGCGTCGGGTTTTTGGACCCGTTCAAAACGCTGTGACCGCGCATGAATATCGAGGGCTTCCTCGTCTTTTCGCTGAAACCGCTGATCAAGACAGTTTATGATTTGATCGTGATCAAGGGCGGTTCGCAGTAATGTGCGTAGGTTATCGTAGGTGGAAAGACGGCGGACCGTCGGCGGCATGCACGGCGATCCGTTCATGAAGAGACGTACGCCTGTCGGGCGTCGGAGGGATTGGCTCAATCATGAACTATGATGCGGTGTTCGAGAGTGCCGTTCAGGCCCTGCAGGACGAGAAGCGCTACCGCGTATTCGCCGAACTGGAGCGGATGGCCGGACGGTTTCCTACCGCTCTTTGGCATCAGGGCGGCGGGACACGCGAGATCACCGTCTGGTGTTCGAACGACTATCTCGGCATGGGCCAGCACCCCAAGGTGATCGGCGCCATGACCGCCGCCGCCGAAGCGATGGGCGCCGGAGCCGGCGGCACGCGCAATATTTCCGGCACCAATCATCCGTTGGTTCAGCTCGAGCATGAGCTCGCCGATCTGCACGGCAAGGAAGCGGCGCTGGTGTTTACCTCCGGCTACGTCTCCAACGAGGCGGCGATCTCGACCATCGCCAAGCTGCTGCCCAACTGTCTGATCCTGTCCGATGCGCTCAATCATGCCTCGATGATCCACGGGGTACGGTCTTCGGGTGTCTCCAAGCAGATCTGGCGGCACAACGATCTCGGCCATCTTGAGGAGTTGCTGATCGCCGCCGGCCCCGACCGTGCCAAACTGATCGTCTTCGAGAGCGTCTATTCGATGGACGGTGATGTCGCGCCGATCGAGAGGATCGCCGATCTCGCCGACAAGTATAATGCCTTCACCTACATCGACGAGGTGCATGCGGTTGGCATGTATGGCGACCGTGGCGCCGGCATTTGCGAGCGCGACGGTGTCATGGACCGCATGGACGTGATCGAGGGCACGCTGGCCAAGGGCTTTGGCGTGATGGGTGGCTATATCACCGGCAAGAAGTCGCTGGTCGATGCCGTTCGCTCCTACGCCCCCGGCTTCATCTTCACAACGGCGCTGCCGCCCGGCCTCTGCGCCGCCGCGACCGCCTCGATCCGCCATCTCAAGGAAAGCCGCGCCGAGCGCGAAGCACATCAGCAACAGGCAGCCCGTACCAAGGCGGTGCTGAGAGCCGCCGGACTGCCGGTCATGCCGTCGGTGACGCATATCGTGCCGGTGCTGGTCGGCAACCCCGATCTTTGCAAGAAGGCGACCGACATCCTTCTTGAGAAGCACGGCATCTACATCCAGCCGATCAACTATCCCACGGTGCCGCGCGGCACCGAGCGCCTCCGGATCACGCCGACGCCCTTCCACAATGACGCGGTGATCGAGCATCTGCGCGATGCGCTGGTCGACGTTTGGGAAACTCTCAGCCTGCCGTTCTCCGAGCCGAGCGTGCCGGAGGTGGAAAAGACCGTCCGCCAGCAGATTTTCAGCGCCGCTGGCGGCTGACGGCGCGCCGACACGGCAAAAGACAATGCGGGACTGGCGTCAACGTCGGTCCCGTTTTCATTTGGCGGGTATCTTGAGGTTGGCGGGATCTAAGATACCGCGGTCAGCCCTTGCGCCGCTCTTCGCCCTCTGGAACGTGTCCGCGCGCACCTTCGGGAGGATCCTCCAGGGTATCCTCAATGTCGTCGTCTTCAAGGATGCGCCAAGCGGCCCCCTCGAGATCCTCGTATTGCCCTGTTTTCAGCGACCACATGAAACCGGCGAGGCCAAGAAGCCCCAGGAGAAGAGCGGCGGGCACGAGATAGACGAGAACACTCATGCCGGCTCCTGGGCTTGGTCCTCACGGGCGGCGGCGACTGCCTCCGGCGGCCGTTCGGACGGTGGCGTCGCAACACGGCGGAGACGCAACGCATTCAAGGTCACAATCAGCGACGAGCCCGACATGGCGGCCGCGGCAATCAGCGGCGTGACGTAGCCAAGCACGGCGATCGGCACGGCAATCAGATTGTAGACCACCGCCGTCCAGAGATTCTGCTTCATCAGGCGATAGGCAGCGCGAGAAACGTCGAGGGCGACCACGACCGGCTTCAGATGGTCGCCGAGGAAGACAGCGTCCGACGCCGCCTGCGCCAAGTGGGCAGCGGAGACGGGTGACAACGATACGTGAGCGGCGGCGAGCGAGGGAGCGTCGTTGAGACCGTCGCCGACCATCAGCACCCTTTGTCCCTTCGCCTTCAGCGCGTCGAGCCGGGCGATCTTGCCGGCCGGGTCAATCTCGGCCTGCCAGTCGGAAATGCCAAGCTTTTCCGCCACGGCGGCAACAGCCGTCGCACGGTCGCCGGAAAGAATCATCAGGCCATAACCCTTGGCCCGGAGCTCCGCGGCAACTTCAACGGCGTCCGCCTTGAGACGCTGAGCAAAGGCGAACACCGCCGTCTGATCGCCATCCGAGAAAGCGATCAGCGAAGCGTCGGGATAGGCCGCACGCACTGGATCTCCAAGCGCGTCGCCAATGCCACAAAAGGAAAGCGAGCCGAGCCGCAAGGTCCGTCCCGCCAGATCCGCCTCGACGCCCTCACCGGTTATCTCACGCGAACCGTCGATGGTGCCGGTCGTGCCGGACGCGCGCGACAGCGCCTCGGCAAGCGGGTGCCGGCTCGCGCGGGCCAGGCGACCGGCAAGGTCGAGCACGTCGTCGGACACATCGCCTCGGTTGGCCAACAATGGCTCGG is part of the Pleomorphomonas sp. PLEO genome and encodes:
- a CDS encoding type II and III secretion system protein family protein is translated as MILPMRAILQLVTLLVFMLATGLPVEAAQPIRMTSATSGQSFSIAKGVPQMIETTSAFSEIVVGDPALADAWPLTDKSFMVLGSKGGVTGIVLFDKERNVVGAADFEIALHTDRLQAALERKLPDARVDVSSANGSILLSGTAADQKTIDEAGAIAKEFGGDKVVNTVDIGGGKQVQLKVRFLEATRSANRELGLGWAVQSDGISVGVGSSTLASGSTPFGEIVSQVLSGGLSVDMVVQALEARGLVRSLAEPNLVALSGQTSSFLAGGEFPVPVAGDNASISVEFKKFGVGLDFTPTVAPNGLIHLNIKPEVSEIDYSAAVTINGITIPGLKVRRSDSTLELRDGQSFVMAGLLTNSRSVSNNRVPWLGSMPVLGNLFRSTAYKRSETDLVIIVTPHIVDPLGVGSRIASPFDRALPGSDLDAFARGNAEAPPNTAAYLAANGASTGGYILDLPVR
- a CDS encoding CpaE family protein, coding for MAESSINFGTVVVVTTDKDFAVVVADALRASGASVGDLKVRAPDKLSGELADPACGLVVPDLDAFPDGPVAGLSELYRQAGPSVRFLAVTGVFDAEVARGFLRLRLQDFLVKPVAPSDLAHTLTRIGRDDADPYPDSRIYTFLPAAGGVGNTTLALQAAVLLHQTATRRHQTTCVVDLNLQHGSCAEYFDLEPHFDIAEIENQPDRLDRKLLDVMLSRHKSGLAIVSAPPCPWEMRSYRPEIVGRLLDLVAGHFDNVVIDLPRTWFPWTDSVLQGSDHVFLITEMTVPALRHAQRLSHAVRERVHKDARFGVIINRVDAKGSPSISLAEVKELFGDTFAGSVANDYKAVREALDQGRPLGEVAPNSRVITDLRAIIADPTELAASSWTAPLRSLLARLKRSDAPTLTKGRRHA
- a CDS encoding CpaF family protein; its protein translation is MRSRFQTPPSSDASVPLLAERPAAPLIQVAPLREMEPLPLPKPINEKLIAAKDKLHKRLIEDLNLSQLEKLSPDAVMREIYGQVSAFATEERLALNEQEFGEFVTAVYDEMMGLGPLEAIMRDPTVNDILINGHQNCFVERFGKLEPINIPFKDEAHLLRIINKIVAAVGRRVDESHPTCDARMLDGSRFNAAIRPIAVDGPLVSIRKFAKKKLSLDRLIDVGALAKPMGELMAAAVNARVTTLISGGTGTGKTTMLNALSAFISPDERLITIEDAAELQLQQPHVARMETRPANTEGHGEIRQRDLVKNALRMRPDRVILGECRGEEAFDMLQAMNTGHEGSMATIHANTPRDAIARLEQMLGMTGMPMTVSSIRSQIASAIRLILQLTRLSDGKRRVTSISEITGMEGDIIQMQEIFRFNRLRTEADGTVVGEFRATGIRPRFLDDLVAKGISVPSAYFDPTKPLL
- a CDS encoding type II secretion system F family protein; translation: MNEMYLFYAFAGFAAAFLAEAVYLLTVNAGSDRRQVNRRLRVSAPDANRQEVMVMLRRERGLTAAGGMPRHLAWLGQLIVQCGITIGLTKLMMLFAATGVIIAGLVFNFTNHDLIKTAIALPLGGFVLPVMALRMRRNRRQMKFALQFPEAIELIVRSLKAGHPVPVAMSMVAREMPDPIGTEFGMMTDEVTYGADLVTALVNMQVRVGQEDLPLFVTAVSIQSSTGGNLREILQNLTDVIRQRIKMRRKIRSISAEGRISAIFLTAMPVMLFGALNFISPDYYGSVWGKPMTTWGLVGAVTWLGVGNLMMKKMISFRF
- a CDS encoding type II secretion system F family protein, giving the protein MLDVIRLVLDTVAARPELMVLAALVAMSAAIATAVTGSLKRSRRVKRRLKVDLPTSKREAAGDEAGDDALSALSLASDSSRLPPTLEKFLAQANGILSSGDAGKMKLARQRMIRAGLFSPHAVGLFFLARIAGAVGLPVGVLLLVAGTGFEPKTTTLLLVLLVSAIAGYLGPSLYVDRLAKTVLRQNRIAFPDFMDLMGVCANAGLSMEGSLERVTQELAPMYPALGVNLQVLCLEVRAGRPMELALQTLADRVGVPEVRAFATLLQQSRELGSSLSDALRVFSEDMRHQRLSAAEEKAYALPAKLSVPVTACILPVVLFIAIWPVVVKFNS